Proteins from one Gossypium raimondii isolate GPD5lz chromosome 8, ASM2569854v1, whole genome shotgun sequence genomic window:
- the LOC105791392 gene encoding 1-aminocyclopropane-1-carboxylate synthase: protein MVAMSKIATGNGHGENSPYFDGWKAYETNPFHPTERPEGVIQMGLAENQLCFNLIKNWLIKHPEASLCTPQGVNKFKETALFQDYHGMPEFRQAVAKFMGKVRGDRVKFDPDRIVMSGGATGAHEMVAFCLADPGEAFLVPTPYYPGFDRDLKWRTGVELVPVNCESCNNFKITRNALEAAYVKVQEANLRVKGLLITNPSNPLGTVLDRDTLKSMVRFINDKNIHLIGDEIYASTVFMEPEFVSISEIIEEEDVECNRDLIHIVYSLSKDMGFPGFRVGIVYSYNDSVVSCARKMSSFGLVSSQTQHLIASMLSDDEFVDNFIIESKELLFNRHKYFTWSLSQVGIGCLKGNAGLFIWMDLRKLLKEETFAAEMELWRVITNEVKLNVSPGSSFHCQEPGWFRVCFANMDDYTMKVALLRIRTFMLKNNEAMVPLKLCRPSSLKLSLSRSLSRRMDDFMSPGIMSPHSPLPQSPLVRART from the exons ATGGTTGCCATGTCCAAGATTGCTACTGGGAATGGCCACGGTGAAAACTCTCCTTACTTTGATGGATGGAAGGCTTACGAGACCAATCCTTTTCATCCCACTGAAAGACCTGAGGGAGTCATTCAGATGGGTCTAGCTGAGAATCAG CTGtgctttaatttaatcaaaaactGGCTCATCAAACACCCAGAAGCCTCCCTCTGCACTCCACAAGGTGTAAACAAGTTCAAGGAGACTGCACTTTTCCAGGATTATCATGGGATGCCTGAGTTCCGACAA GCGGTTGCAAAATTTATGGGGAAAGTGAGGGGAGATAGAGTAAAATTTGATCCAGATCGCATTGTTATGAGCGGTGGAGCCACCGGAGCTCATGAGATGGTTGCCTTTTGCTTGGCAGATCCTGGTGAAGCATTTCTCGTCCCCACTCCTTATTATCCAGG GTTTGATCGTGACTTGAAGTGGAGAACCGGGGTTGAACTTGTACCAGTCAACTGTGAGAGCTGCAATAATTTCAAGATCACCAGGAACGCCTTGGAAGCTGCGTATGTAAAAGTTCAAGAAGCTAACCTCAGAGTGAAGGGCTTGCTCATAACCAATCCATCGAACCCATTGGGTACTGTCTTGGATCGAGACACATTGAAGAGCATGGTTAGGTTCATAAACGACAAGAACATACACCTGATTGGTGATGAGATATATGCTTCCACTGTTTTCATGGAGCCTGAGTTCGTTAGTATTTCTGAGATTATAGAGGAAGAGGATGTGGAATGTAATCGTGATCTCATACACATTGTGTACAGTCTTTCCAAGGACATGGGGTTCCCTGGTTTCAGGGTTGGCATTGTATACTCATACAATGATTCAGTCGTTAGCTGTGCCCGCAAAATGTCCAGCTTTGGATTGGTGTCATCGCAAACTCAGCACTTGATTGCATCTATGCTATCTGATGATGAGTTTGTTGATAACTTCATTATAGAAAGCAAAGAGCTGTTATTCAATAGGCACAAGTATTTCACTTGGAGTCTTTCTCAAGTCGGTATTGGTTGTTTGAAGGGCAACGCTGGGCTGTTTATATGGATGGATCTGCGTAAGCTCCTCAAAGAGGAAACATTTGCAGCCGAGATGGAGCTGTGGCGGGTAATAACCAATGAAGTTAAGCTCAATGTTTCGCCAGGTTCTTCTTTCCATTGCCAGGAGCCTGGTTGGTTCAGGGTTTGCTTTGCTAACATGGATGACTACACCATGAAAGTTGCTTTGTTGAGGATCAGAACCTTTATGCTCAAGAACAACGAGGCCATGGTTCCTCTAAAACTATGCAGGCCTAGCAGCCTTAAACTCAGCTTATCACGAAGCTTATCTCGAAGAATGGATGATTTTATGTCACCAGGCATCATGTCTCCCCACTCTCCCTTGCCTCAATCACCCCTCGTTCGAGCAAGGACTTAA